Below is a window of Plasmodium sp. gorilla clade G2 genome assembly, contig: PADLG01_00_54, whole genome shotgun sequence DNA.
cttgCAAGAAGGAATAAAGAGGTTAAGTACTTGAAATATAcctaatttatatgttcttgCAAGAAGGAATAAAGAGGTTTAAGTACTTGAAATATAcctaatttatatgttatattaagAGACAATAAAGATGGTTTTAAGTACTTTAAATACAcctaatttatatttcttttaagaTACAATAAAGAGGGTTAAGTACTTTAAGTATTATCTGatattatatgttcttttaaaatacaaTAAAGAGGGAaagtattttaaatatacctaatttatattttcctttaaGGAATATTAAAGAAGGGGAAGTACTTAAGATGCACTCTCCCGAAGTTTTCCTAGGAAACGAAAAAGGAGGGGCGGTATCGAtgatctttttttataagttcTTTTAAAGAACTTAAAGGAATTGAGGTACTTAAAATCTTCAACATTACTACaatagaataaataaatttgaaATATAGTACTTTATAAgaattttatatgtgtacATATAATGGGTTTCCCCCAATTacgtttatatatataataataaatatttctaaaAAATATTGGAATATTGAATTATggataatttatttgttctaatatatatatatatatatatatatagattagaaatatttttattttatatatgttatagagtgcctttttaattaaaagaaaaatattttctttcttatatatatgttagcaattaaatattttgatgGAAATATATGTGTGATATATAatcacatatttttattttttttcagtaGAATCTAATAAGTagattgaaaatatataaataaaaattatatatatttttaatttttttattttaagcatatggaaatataatttattcattataatatgtttaattatattttctgtGATTATCTTATaaattatcaatattttacatattttaaaaaaaaaaaaaaattttgtaaatatattttattatataatgttaataaaaaaatgaaaaggataagaataattataaacatttgagtgtatatatattaaaatatggaTGTCACAAATTATCATGTGAGCCAGATAATAAAGTATATAACGTCATCGATATTTGTTGATTGgcttaataatatatttattaacattttatatatatgtgtgtggatatttttttattttatgttatatattttttcatatttttaataaatttgatTGAACATTaatttatgtatacatatataaatttttatttatcatatggattataattaaaatataaattagataaaataataatttaaaaggaTCTCatgatgtaaataatatatatatttttaaatataaaaaaaaaaatatatctttttaatttaattttataatatgtgtttaatattatgtgtaatattaatgaattaataagaatatacgataaaaattattgaaaatgtataattcttttagaaaaaaatgaaatttaaaataatgattgtgtatatatattatatttttgttttttttttattacatgtaaaaataaaattacatGAAACATTATGGTTTATATTACGTATGATATTgaaatggaatatatatatttgaataattgTGTATAATTACCATTTAGGTATTAAAGTCTTATAATATTAGTagcactatatatataaatatttgataaacaaatataatacacTAATAATAGTAAAACATTTAGATAttgtattcattttattttataataatgttattgtgaatattttttaattataatatatatgtgttctgatatatatattatataatatttcataatataaaataattaagaaatatttaaaatattttgtttttataataatatataagtatatatatcttaaggttataaatatatagatttgATTGATTAAAAAACCAAAaccataaaataataaaatataaatatatttataataaagcatattaaaaaatatgagtgcaaataatattttgtatttttgtcatattttatatataaatataatgaattttGTATTTACAGAATACATTTTcagaatattttataaaaaataaaacacacttaacaatatatatacttgataataattattaaattattgtttaatatgttattcataatattcttGAATTAAAgacatatattttgtttaaatatataaaggaaaattttatatttttttgttttaattaaatattttattatttaagttattttatataataaaataaattataaaaatatataagtctaatatatatatatatatattatagtttACTTATAAattcaattatttttaattttgaatttatataaatattattatttttcataatttcattcattatatattaatcaaaaaaaaaaaaaataaaaaagtttttaatatgatgaataaaaaaaaatgtagtaTTTTAACCTTTTATCATCATTCTCATGCTAATCTAAAAGGAACATTACGTTATAACTCATTTAAATTCCTTTTCTTAAGTTTATATATGATTGGATTTTACTGTATTTGTTTGAATGTAAGTtggtgatatatatatttttattattattataattatttatttatttttttataaattaatgtactataaaatatatgttatatgtgtatatatgttatatatatatttttttttatatagaatTTTTTAGAAAGTGAAAGCTTAGAAATAGTtaaaaattgtaatatatataaacgcAATTTAGGTGAGGCAGAAAAAGAAAGTAACGGTTCACAATGGAAAAGAAATTTGAAAgttaaaaatgaagatgtaaataaaacaaaatctaatggaaatattaaaagtaatGAACAAAATGTAGAGGAAAATAAACATAGTATTAATCATGATGATAAGAATATTAATGtggaaaataaaagtaataattcaataagtaatataaattataatgatatgtCAAAGAATTTAAcagaaaaagaattattagatGTTTTAAGTTCATTAAAAGAATGCCCTCCCACAAAAGATCTTGGAAATATATGGACGCACACAGTTCGTGTTGCAAAAGAAGGTTTGGGTGATATAAAGAAAGATTTAAAGGAatcaataaaaaattatctaGATAATGATTATTCTGATACTACTTCttgtattaaaaagaaaCTTGTATATGCCACTATATGGGAAGAAAATATTGCAAGATTTAATAGAACTGTAGAACGTGAACAGGAAAAATATACTaatgatttttttaatttaattaaagaTGAAAGTACACTTGATGATATAAGAAAATTCATTTATTCATTCTtagaattttttaaaatattaaaagaagaattatATCAAGATCATCAAAAGGAATTATTTCTAAAAATTGAGAAAGCTTCGGAGGGtgaaaattaattattataatttttttaaagaattatatattatttttaataatatattatatatatataatattaattggaaaaatatttttatatgttttgaaTTCTATAAAActtatcttttattatatattaataaaatttattaaatatatatatttttttataaatatattgcaTTAGATATAAGAATTTGTTActccttttaattttttattaatatattgtcTAGAAACAATCCTTTTTAAATTCACATAATGATTTTCATCTccaattaaattattattctcCACATATTGttcatttaattattttcaatatcaTCAAAAATTGTACATATTTTCGAACTGATCATCTTCATttgttatatcattattttcgtCCATAAGTATATCCATAGATATATTTGTGCGTAAATTTTGTCTTTGAGAATCATTATTTTGCGTTGGAAGATCATTGGGTGAAATATTTGTTGATCCAAGATGTTCAAGAGATATTTTGTCATCACCATCATGTGTGTttgtataaattatattataattttcatcattaattttattaatatcatcatgAGTTGATGGTggtatatcaaatatatgtTCTTTATTTTCGTTATTCCACTCGTCATTCAATTTACTTAagatttcttctttattattccATTGGTTGAACATATTTCTATGTCTCTCTAACCATTTATGAAATAGATCTATTTGATTACTTATAGGATCACCACTTATTGGTTTTGCAAAAATATAggaatttgtttttttcgtatattttgttccatataattcattttcttttcgTTTGAGTAactcatcatatatatcaatatcatTACCACTATTTAAAGAATCATTAATTAGATCAATTCCAGAATATTTGTCGTTTGATGTAACATATTTTGGAACATCTGTAGTATTAGttctaatattttttggtatattccaattaatattataagtaaTATCTTGTCCAATATTATCAAGAAATCTATCTTGAATGGATGTAATAAAAGGTTTTTCTTCCATACTACTATCAACAATGTTAGGTTGTGTATCCATATAGATCTTATCATCAATGATATTTTCATTAGGTAAATCCTTTggtatattttgtaaatattggGATATAAAAtccttttttaattcattccATTCTTCCTCAGTAAATTTATCGGTGGGTTTATCACTATTATTTTTCACATCATCTGTATAATTATCTtgtacattattatttgtactaGGTTTTAGTACAACTTCAATtaaagttttatatttaggtgatttatatggatatatatcattaatatcCAGTTCTTCATACTCGCTTTCAGAAGATGAAGTAATATCAGAGGAAGATATATCACGAAGATAATCATCTGTTTCTTCTCcttcaacatatatatatgttttgcCTTTATATTTACCATATGGGATATAGCGGTTGGATGCTTTTTCTGTAGGGATACTATAATCATTTTGGGGTATTTCAAGCACACGAAAAAGTTTCGTAGGTCCAAGTTGGGGTTTtttctacaaaaaaaaatatatgtatatgtacgtttagatatatatatatgtgtgggtataggtatatatgtattgagatatatatgtatgtaaataaatataggtaattgttttttttttctcattttttattttaacttaatttttttctgtatCTTTTTCTGATTAATTTtctcattttaattttaactccatttttttctcatgatttttatttaaatgaattgTTTTCTCCTTTTGTATTTaaagtaaatttttttatatattttttatttaaatgaagtgtttttatattttttttttctgataaAATTCctcattttgtattttaattacattttaattacattttattttattttattttttttttttttcaattattttctgataaaattttttctcattttttattttaactaaatattttttctacatttctattttttttttttttttaactgaatattttttgtgtttttttttttatttaaaataattttcaatttcatttttataatgaaatgtgtgaaatattttttttttcttaacaaatttgtttatctatatatttctttttatatttcaacaaatgtgtttccttatatttcttttaatttcaccaactttttttctatatatttcttttgcAACAAATGTGTTCCtatatattctattttttaacaaatttacttttttatataatatttatttcaacaaatatgttccaatatatttctttttttaacaaatgtgtttgtatatattctttttttcttaacaaatgtttttaactatatattcgtttttttttctttcaataaatatttttctatttacTTATTATTTCATCTAAATTATTCCtatgtaatttattattacaacaaatttttttaactatatattccttttattttaacaaatatgttaccttttttaattttttttgttttatgtaaattgttttatctatatattctttttttttatttcaccaAATTCTATTCccatatattcattttttatatttcaacaaattctattcctatatattcttttttatatttcaacaaatttgttactatgtatatgttttttctatttaaacaaattatgttcccatatattgtttttatttcacCAAATTATGTTcccatatattattttttatttaacaaatatgtttccatatatttctttttttctatttcaactaaattgttcccatatatttattttt
It encodes the following:
- a CDS encoding erythrocyte membrane protein 1 (PfEMP1)-like, putative; the encoded protein is MRKLIRKRYRKKLKKASNRYIPYGKYKGKTYIYVEGEETDDYLRDISSSDITSSSESEYEELDINDIYPYKSPKYKTLIEVVLKPSTNNNVQDNYTDDVKNNSDKPTDKFTEEEWNELKKDFISQYLQNIPKDLPNENIIDDKIYMDTQPNIVDSSMEEKPFITSIQDRFLDNIGQDITYNINWNIPKNIRTNTTDVPKYVTSNDKYSGIDLINDSLNSGNDIDIYDELLKRKENELYGTKYTKKTNSYIFAKPISGDPISNQIDLFHKWLERHRNMFNQWNNKEEILSKLNDEWNNENKEHIFDIPPSTHDDINKINDENYNIIYTNTHDGDDKISLEHLGSTNISPNDLPTQNNDSQRQNLRTNISMDILMDENNDITNEDDQFENMYNF